The Leopardus geoffroyi isolate Oge1 chromosome C3, O.geoffroyi_Oge1_pat1.0, whole genome shotgun sequence genomic interval GTTAGGAGTACTCTCGGGTGAACTTGGCGTGGAACTGGCTCAGCTTCTCCAGCAGAGGCCGCAGCTTTTCCAAGGGGGGCAGAATGGTCATCCTAAAAAGGGAGGGAGGTAAGCAAAGGTGTTGCGGGCTGCGGGGAGGAGCCGCGCGGGGCCGGGCCTCACCGGAAGTGGTAGGTGCCTTCCTTCTGCCCGAAGCCACTCCCGGGCACCACGCAGATGCCGGTCTCCTCCAGAAGGCGCAAGCAGAAGAACATGTCGGGCGCCAGGCCCAGCTCCTGAGGTCGGGCGGCGGGGAGGAGCGGTCAGGGCTCGgcgcccaggccccgccctcccccggggaccccgccccgccccgccccgccccgccggtCTAGGCCCCGGACCTGAGCGCGCTGTACGGCGCGCGGGGGCAGCTGCACGCGAGGGAAGGAGTACATGGCGCCCTGCACCGGGTTGCAGCGGATGCCGGGAGCCTCGTTGAAAACTTGCTCCGTGAGCTTGGCCTTCGCCGCCAGCTCGGCCAGCACCGCCTGCCTCTCCTGCGGCGGCGGAGGGCGGGCCGATCAGGCGGGGCCGGTCCGCGGTCGCGCAGCCCCctccgcgcccccgcccccctgggCTCTTTCCCGCTCACCGCCTGGAACTGCGCGAAGGAGGGCTCCGAGGGTGCGGGAGGGCTGACCACCACGTCCAGCAGGAGCTGGCCCGGCACCGGCGGGCACAGCCGCACGCTCATCAGTTTCTGCATCTGGGACTGCACCGCGGGGTCCATGTTCACCACCTCCACGTAGCCGCCGCGGAACCCACACCTGCGGAAGAGGACAGATGTCCAGGCAGGGTCggcgaggcggggggggggggggggggggggcaggccgaGGATGGAGGCCGCGAGCCCTCGCCCGCCCGGCCTGCACGCACTCTCCCATGTAGCCTTTGGAGACCGAGTGGAAGGAGGCGAGCTCCTGCTGCGCCGCGTAGGGCGGCCCCATCTCCGTGAGCACCTTCTTGAACGAGTGGAACTGCGAGCCCTCCGCGTACACGTTGTCTTGGTACACCTGGGCGGGCGGATGGGCGTCACGGGGGGCAGCCGCTGCTGCCCTCCGACCGCAAGCCCCAGGCGAGCCCCTGCCAGCACCTCATCCGCCATCAGGAAGAGGCGCTCCTCAAAGGCGAAGCGAATCACGGCCTCGATGCACTCGCGGGCTTGCACCTGCCCTGGGGCGCGGGACATGTAGCAGGTCCGGGTCAGACTCGGAGCGCGGCGCTCagcggggaaggggagggagcagggagagagggcagacTGACCGCGgcgggggaaggggtggggggggaacggGCAGCGCACCAGTGGGGTTGCCGGGGTTGATAACGCAGAGTGCGCGAGGGCAGCAATGATCCCGCGCCTGGGCCAGGGCGCGCCGCAGCTCGGCCACGTCGAGGGCCCACGCGCGCTCCTCGTCCAGGTAGTAATCCACCTGCACAGCGTTGAGCTCGGCCAGCGCGGCCGAGTAGAGCGGGTACTGAGGGATGGGGATGAGCACACCCGTGCGCGTGCGACCCTCTCCAGCCACCAGCAACTTCAGCACCGTCTGCAGGCcggatggggaggggaagggaagacaagGTTGGTGAGGCCAGGGGCTGCACCTGTCCCCCGCCCCGCCTGGAACCAGTGCCAGGGTGCCAGGAGGAACAGAGTCCTGCCGGCCGCCCAGAAAGAGCCCCGGTGTCCTCCTGCCTCGGCCCTGGCCTACCACGATGGCGTCGCTGGCCCCGGTGGACAGGTAAATGTTATTGGGGTCCGCGGGAATGCCTCCGTCGCGCCACTCGATGTACCTCGCTACATCCTCCCGGATCAGCTGGATTCCTGAGCTGATGCTGTAGGCCCCTGAGCCAGGAGGCGGGGCAGAGCGGGTGGGAAGAGAGGACACGTGAGGTCCCTTAGCAGCCCTCCCAAAGATCTCCGCCCCTTCCAAGCGGGTGGGCGGATCCACCCCTCCCTTGGGACAGCCTCCCTCCAGCTCCTGCTCCTCCCTGGGGCTTTGGCTGGTTGGGGCACTGGCACTTACCCAGGCTGTGTCCCCCGCACGCCTGCAAGATACGCTCAGCCCTTCTCTTGGCATCCTCGGGGAAGTCCGGGCTGTTCAGGAGATCAGGGTGGACGCAGAGGGCCAGGACCTGGGAGGAGCGAATGCTGAGGCCCGAGCACGTGGGCCGAGGGGGGAGAGGCGCCGGGGCAATGGCGAGCCAGCCTCACCTGACGCAGGAAGGTGATGGGCTTCTGCCCCATGGCCTGTGCATCCCCGATGTTGGCGCGAATGACCTCAGTGAAGGGCTTCTTTACCCCCTgagagggagggggcacaggCAGTGAGAACGGAGCCTGTATTACTCTGGCAGGTCCTTGTTCTACGTGACTCTGGGGAGGAATGGAGCCGACTCAGCTGCCCAGGTGGAGCCTGGAGGACAATGGTGGGGCCCAGAGCCATACCTGCCGCAGCTCCTGCTCCAGCTCAAGGGCACGCAGCACGATGGGACCTCGCACCGCATACTCCACCTTCCGAACACAGGGGTTCATGGTGTCCAGCGTCAGCACCTTCTCCTTCAGCCCGTTCATTGCAACCTGGCTGTGGTCACCTGCCCTCAAGGCCATGACCCTACTCAGACCAGGCAGGAAGGTCAGGATGCGGCAGGATTCGGAAGTGGGGATAAGGGTAGCTGGGTCCGGGCTcagtgggctggggctgggaagagggagcCTGGGTAGGGGGGCTCAAGGTAAAGGGCACCCTCTTCACTGCAGCCTGCTGGCCCCACTGAACGGGACAGAAAAGGCTGAAGAAGGAGCTGGGGCCACTGGGCCCCGCCCCACCAGTCTGGGCACAGTTCTGCCCCAGGGAGCCATAGGGAGTGCATGAGGAGGCAGGCGGGGCTTGGGGCGAGGCCCAGTGCCCGCCCAGTGGCGCGCAGTGTCCCCACGATGGGGGGAGCAGGAGACCTACATGGGGGGTAGGGACAGACAGAAGGTTCAAGAAGCTCTAAGGGACT includes:
- the GPT gene encoding alanine aminotransferase 1 isoform X2 translates to MALRAGDHSQVAMNGLKEKVLTLDTMNPCVRKVEYAVRGPIVLRALELEQELRQGVKKPFTEVIRANIGDAQAMGQKPITFLRQVLALCVHPDLLNSPDFPEDAKRRAERILQACGGHSLGAYSISSGIQLIREDVARYIEWRDGGIPADPNNIYLSTGASDAIVTVLKLLVAGEGRTRTGVLIPIPQYPLYSAALAELNAVQVDYYLDEERAWALDVAELRRALAQARDHCCPRALCVINPGNPTGQVQARECIEAVIRFAFEERLFLMADEVYQDNVYAEGSQFHSFKKVLTEMGPPYAAQQELASFHSVSKGYMGECGFRGGYVEVVNMDPAVQSQMQKLMSVRLCPPVPGQLLLDVVVSPPAPSEPSFAQFQAERQAVLAELAAKAKLTEQVFNEAPGIRCNPVQGAMYSFPRVQLPPRAVQRAQELGLAPDMFFCLRLLEETGICVVPGSGFGQKEGTYHFRMTILPPLEKLRPLLEKLSQFHAKFTREYS
- the GPT gene encoding alanine aminotransferase 1 isoform X3; the protein is MALRAGDHSQVAMNGLKEKVLTLDTMNPCVRKVEYAVRGPIVLRALELEQELRQGVKKPFTEVIRANIGDAQAMGQKPITFLRQVLALCVHPDLLNSPDFPEDAKRRAERILQACGGHSLGAYSISSGIQLIREDVARYIEWRDGGIPADPNNIYLSTGASDAIVTVLKLLVAGEGRTRTGVLIPIPQYPLYSAALAELNAVQVDYYLDEERAWALDVAELRRALAQARDHCCPRALCVINPGNPTGQVQARECIEAVIRFAFEERLFLMADEVYQDNVYAEGSQFHSFKKVLTEMGPPYAAQQELASFHSVSKGYMGECGFRGGYVEVVNMDPAVQSQMQKLMSVRLCPPVPGQLLLDVVVSPPAPSEPSFAQFQAELGLAPDMFFCLRLLEETGICVVPGSGFGQKEGTYHFRMTILPPLEKLRPLLEKLSQFHAKFTREYS
- the GPT gene encoding alanine aminotransferase 1 isoform X1 — protein: MALRAGDHSQVAMNGLKEKVLTLDTMNPCVRKVEYAVRGPIVLRALELEQELRQGVKKPFTEVIRANIGDAQAMGQKPITFLRQVLALCVHPDLLNSPDFPEDAKRRAERILQACGGHSLGAYSISSGIQLIREDVARYIEWRDGGIPADPNNIYLSTGASDAIVTVLKLLVAGEGRTRTGVLIPIPQYPLYSAALAELNAVQVDYYLDEERAWALDVAELRRALAQARDHCCPRALCVINPGNPTGQVQARECIEAVIRFAFEERLFLMADEVYQDNVYAEGSQFHSFKKVLTEMGPPYAAQQELASFHSVSKGYMGECGFRGGYVEVVNMDPAVQSQMQKLMSVRLCPPVPGQLLLDVVVSPPAPSEPSFAQFQAVSGKEPRGAGARRGLRDRGPAPPDRPALRRRRRGRRCWPSWRRRPSSRSKFSTRLPASAATRCRAPCTPSLACSCPRAPYSALRSWAWRPTCSSACAFWRRPASAWCPGVASGRRKAPTTSG